A stretch of the Lepidochelys kempii isolate rLepKem1 chromosome 15, rLepKem1.hap2, whole genome shotgun sequence genome encodes the following:
- the FZD10 gene encoding frizzled-10: MGPARRNVMQTLWLFSRLVCFCTGISSIDIDRPGDGRCQPIEIPMCKDIGYNMTRMPNLMGHENQREAAIQLHEFAPLVEYGCHSHLKFFLCSLYAPMCTEQVSTPIPACRVMCEQARLKCSPIMEQFNFKWPDSLDCSKLPNKNDPNYLCMEAPNNGSDEPPRGSSMLPPMFRPQRPSNGHDLQQHKDSLGRATCENPGKFHHVEKSASCAPLCTPGVDVYWSKDDKQFAVIWIAVWSVLCFFSSAFTVLTFLIDPQRFKYPERPIIFLSMCYCVYSVGYIIRLFSGAESIACDRDSGQLYVIQEGLESTGCTIVFLVLYYFGMASSLWWVILTLTWFLAAGKKWGHEAIEANSSYFHLAAWAIPAVKTIMILVMRRVAGDELTGLCYVGSMDVNALTGFVLIPLACYLIIGTSFILSGFVALFHIRRVMKTGGENTDKLEKLMVRIGVFSVLYTVPATCVIACYFYERLNMDYWKIVAMQYKCKMNNQTKHLDCMMNNSIPAVEIFMVKIFMLLVVGITSGMWIWTSKTLQSWQNVCSQRLKRRSRRKPASVITNSGIYKKTQHPQKTHHAKYESALQPPTCV, from the coding sequence ATGGGGCCGGCGAGGAGGAACGTCATGCAAACTCTCTGGCTGTTCTCGCGTCTGGTTTGCTTTTGCACTGGGATAAGCTCCATAGACATTGACCGCCCGGGCGACGGGAGATGCCAGCCCATAGAAATCCCCATGTGCAAGGATATAGGGTACAACATGACTAGGATGCCTAACCTGATGGGACATGAGAACCAAAGGGAAGCTGCCATTCAGCTGCATGAGTTTGCGCCCTTGGTGGAGTATGGCTGTCACAGCCACTTGAAATTCTTCCTCTGCTCTCTCTATGCCCCTATGTGCACAGAGCAGGTCTCCACGCCAATCCCAGCCTGTAGGGTTATGTGTGAGCAGGCCAGGCTGAAATGCTCTCCCATCATGGAACAATTTAATTTCAAGTGGCCGGACTCCTTAGACTGCAGCAAATTGCCCAACAAGAATGACCCCAATTACCTATGCATGGAAGCCCCTAACAACGGATCGGATGAGCCACCCAGAGGCTCCAGCATGTTGCCACCCATGTTCAGGCCACAGCGGCCGAGCAATGGTCATGATTTGCAGCAGCACAAGGACAGCCTCGGTAGAGCCACCTGTGAAAATCCTGGCAAGTTCCACCATGTGGAAAAGAGTGCTTCCTGTGCCCCACTCTGCACACCCGGGGTTGATGTTTACTGGAGCAAGGATGACAAACAGTTTGCTGTCATCTGGATTGCCGTCTGGTCCGTCTTGTGTTTCTTTTCCAGTGCTTTCACCGTACTCACTTTTCTGATAGATCCCCAGCGCTTCAAATACCCTGAAAGGCCCATCATCTTCCTGTCTATGTGCTATTGTGTCTATTCTGTGGGGTACATTATTCGCCTCTTTTCAGGCGCTGAGAGCATCGCCTGTGACAGAGACAGTGGTCAACTTTATGTTATCCAGGAGGGGCTGGAAAGCACTGGATGCACCATTGTGTTCCTGGTCCTATATTATTTTGGTATGGCAAGCTCATTGTGGTGGGTAATTTTGACTTTAACTTGGTTTCTGGCTGCTGGGAAGAAATGGGGTCACGAAGCAATTGAAGCAAACAGCAGCTACTTTCATTTGGCAGCATGGGCCATTCCAGCTGTGAAGACCATAATGATATTAGTTATGAGAAGGGTAGCTGGAGATGAACTGACAGGATTGTGCTATGTTGGAAGCATGGATGTAAATGCCTTGACTGGGTTTGTACTCATTCCTTTAGCTTGTTATCTAATCATAGGCACTTCTTTTATTCTGTCTGGTTTTGTGGCCCTCTTCCATATCAGGAGGGTGATGAAAACAGGTGGAGAAAACACAGACAAGTTGGAGAAACTTATGGTCAGGATTGGTGTCTTCTCAGTCTTATATACAGTGCCTGCTACATGTGTAATAGCTTGCTACTTTTATGAAAGACTTAACATGGATTATTGGAAAATTGTGGCAATGCAATATAAATGCAAGATGAACAATCAAACTAAACATTTGGACTGCATGATGAATAATTCCATTCCTGCAGTAGAAATTTTCATGGTGAAAATTTTTATGTTGTTGGTTGTGGGCATTACTAGTGGTATGTGGATCTGGACTTCCAAGACTCTTCAATCCTGGCAAAATGTTTGCAGTCAGAGATTAAAGAGGAGAAGTAGGAGAAAACCTGCAAGTGTTATTACAAACAGTGGAATCTACAAAAAAACTCAACATCCACAGAAAACTCACCATGCAAAATATGAATCAGCATTACAGCCACCTACTTGTGTATGA